In one window of Chiloscyllium punctatum isolate Juve2018m chromosome 11, sChiPun1.3, whole genome shotgun sequence DNA:
- the LOC140482648 gene encoding VIP peptides-like, whose product MMIRLSSHFLTLFALLNVFCSRTTGFAALGTYSHLGLRNAVGFDGQSSEDQSQSPVRADSDVSQNPLSDSDKVYYQLSASMPRAKQHSDAIFTNDYSKLLGEIAARKYLESLIGKRYMDAWGQWGVAWQGHTGCGQGLSIGEHGRFWDFKLHLNVIELYNHEVCKQEHQRQSLPPQSTQEQ is encoded by the exons ATGATGATCCGGCTCAGCTCCCACTTCCTGACGCTTTTCGCTCTTCTGAATGTGTTCTGCTCCCGCACAACGGGGTTCGCGGCCCTCGGAACCTACTCCCACCTGGG GCTGCGAAATGCTGTTGGTTTCGATGGACAGTCCAGTGAGGATCAGTCACAATCACCAGTGAGAGCTGATAGTGACGTTTCCCAAAACCCATTGTCAGACAGCGACAAAGTCTATTACCAGTTGTCCGCAAGCATGCCAAG AGCAAAACAACATTCAGATGCAATTTTCACCAACGACTACAGCAAACTGCTTGGTGAAATAGCTGCTAGGAAATATCTGGAATCACTGATAGGGAAAAGATACATGGATGCTTGGGGGCAGTGGGGAGTGGCATGGCAGGGACACACTGGGTGTGGGCAGGGGCTCAGCATTGGAGAACATGGAAGATTTTGGGACTTCAAACTGCATCTGAATGTGATTGAACTTTACAATCATGAAGTGTGTAAACAAGAGCATCAACGTCAATCACTCCCCCCTCAATCAACACAAGAGCAATGA